The DNA segment GCTGTTTGCCTATTTCTGTTATTTCCATTATTGTCATTACTGCATCACAACCCTAGCATTCTATGCTGcgcttttttaaaaaccattcctgATTGCTGTGTCTTGCATTTTTAGACATGAagacacattctgtgtgaatggcccccaATGCTACAATGACAAAGTTACTTatgttaaacataaaacttttatgAACAGAATGAATAAGACTGATTTACCTGCATTGTAACATAAATACTTAAACTTTTGGATTTTCCCCttactttaaatgaatgtttatggctcataattattaatgagaaaaaaaagtttatagtcTACAATAAAATAGTACAATGACAAATTTACCTATATTAATctttaaattttgtcataaattacttgctctcatgtcgttccaaacccgtaaaggctTGTTCACACCGGGACGTGCGATTATCACCAACGTTTAATCCCTCATGACTAAACAatgggcgccaatgtgagtgtgcacaccgacgtgCAAAACGCAGGGCATAaaagcatcattaaaaaaaaaaaaagcctcgggctcagtttttttttttttttggtttgacgtgCCGCGTTAAAAACTGGCCGATTAATGAGATTGGGGCTTTTGTTCATGTGCCTGGAGCTggtgaagttacagtaaaacactacTTGGTGTCACTCAAGTACAAAATGGTTTTGATAAGAGGGAGTTGTTATGGGGAGGAGTTGCAGATCAAATAGGattctgtttttcattaagcaccatctaatgtcagggagtgaatttgcattttcactCAGCTCATCGCCAGTGAAAATCGCTTGGGTATGAAGACAAAAGACGCATCAAAAAACATTTGCGATAATCGTACTGGTGTGTATGAGGCTAAAGACCTCTGTTCatgttcagaacacaaattaagatatttttgatggagtctgagagctctctgatactccatagacagcaaggggcCTTAcacaatcaaggtccagaaatgtagcaaggagatctgtatgGCATCCATGTGGCATCAGGGGTAGAATGGTAATTTTAGGAAGCTACTAGAATACTTTCTGAgcgcaaaagaaagaaagaaaaaaaacaactttattcaacaattcatctccgcCACGTTACCCTTGAGGCATTTtagagagtatccactgaacggatactttgtttttgttcacgttagggatgtcaacgattaatcgatgatcgattaattgtcgataagagatgcaatagattaaggctgtcgatggtcggttaaccgatttaatgttgggctgcgtacagctcatgcgcagaacacgtgcgagcggctgtgagtgacggtatataaaagcatcatcatccattcacaatgtacaaattaagcttttaatgtgatttaaactttaaagtacattaaaatagaaacaacataaaagttcttcaacatgaaaagcaataaacagaaatatagaaatagaaatgtagtaattaagtcatttcatcagataactgtTTATCGTGCGCTTTGCATGCGGGACATAGTGACAGGTAGTCTATTCATTCCTACGACTTATTaaattgtccatgtttcattaattttgttccccaaataacccatgatttaactgaaataagggaacaagttaataaattgaacaaattcttaattcatgaaatcttttaattcccttcccatgtttaccacagtaagagatgcgaaaacagtgattaaatgttaaagataataaaataaagtaaacctgcgaaattagaggattagactgtgaagatttaggcaaagaaacaatgcctatattatttaatatgttattgaatttgtcgAAATTCAtgactaaccggcaaaccagaagaAAGCCGCGTAAATAAAGGCTATGGGCTCGAACGGCATCCAGAGGCATCTAACATtatcctattattcctctaataaacaaaagcttttataccacacttgtcataatcagagcttataatttgtaaataaataattgctggattcaaaacagcaattaataggcgctgtgaccgacacaatacgttttcccggagcattcagtgatgtcactaaacggtgacaccgagcatcgttcacaagtttctgcctGGACCTGACTagtgcacaggttctcaagccctgggacaaaatgggatgctttaaggaaaatgtatagcctatttaagtaataggcccaacataaaaataacaatttgttttcataatttttttttttttttttttttaatatgggaaATATATCCgacttaattaagataacggatttaaaacagaagtgtggcggtgctccataagttcacgaaaaaaaggatgacaaggcattctgtttgtttgctttattttacaagagcacaaatcttctctttttattgtgagaaacaaatgacaaatgatttcatttttacaaatgaaagtaaacacttgtgcggaaaagttttttttttttttttttttttaaatgtctcagctgtttcgatcgcgccagAGCCTGGTGCACATGTATATTCAagcaattcaaacttacatcgcagtctgttcattatcaaaataaaatagtcaactaaacacataaaaggttacactggtcagtttaaatagaccgtagtataccggtccactctgctgttatgccaaggacgttttttctcatgtgaagaggatcttttccgtctatatgcgaatgcgtgtaaagtacaataacattcaaatacattgcgaatatggaaacatttggatttgtgccgaatgagacatgagcaataacgtccaaataaatctagccaaagccgcgctcgctcgtGCTCGTATGCaagcactgtcacgatctaatgcactgtatgctggatttttaaaaacaaataggcctaccggaatgcaaaaattaaaaatctgacattttctagaacagaatccagcaggattaaattcatgtgagcaacagtgtgttttgctgcagcagcgccgatggaagcagttcacttaatgtgcagcaCAGTCACACGCGCGCCACAGTTACATTTgggataatttcattttaaataccataatgtcagttgaaaacattgcaattgtgttttaaaatacaacaaagagcaccacaaaaccatttaaataggcgcgttcagcggtctccgtaCGGAaagtcaacaaactaaaatgaccTCAAAAATATGgtgcgctctcttcattttatcaaatgaacaTAATCACATATATTCATTAtagaatcctgctactagcattttattcagactaaaaccccttaattcaagtgagaaagcgttttgtgtgtgtgtcatgccggtgactgcgtgcctgcaatagacgcattttgcagcattatggttaacgattaatcgattcattgatcgttaatttaaacgctgatcgatcatggaaataatcgaaatttgacatccctagttcACGTAGAAAATGTATCCCTGTGACgtagctgacacagaacagcattcACTGTTTGCGGttagtggatactctccaaaatggcgctagggtgacgcagaggagactaactgttgaataaagttgttttttttttcttttgcgcacaaagtattcttgtagctgtgtaaaattacagttgaacccctgatgtcacatggattattttaccaatcttCTTATGTTTGTGGACGTTGATCTTGTAAGGACTCTCACTGtatatgggagggtcagagagctgtcagaatgcatcaaaaatattttaatttgtgttctgaagatcaaCGGAGGTCTTGTGGGTTTtgaaccacatgagggtgagtaattaatgacagaattttcatttttgggtgaactaaccctttaaaggaacactccactttttttgaaaataggctcattttccaactcccctagagttaaacagttgagttttaactgttttcgaatccattcagctgatctccgggtctggcggtagcatgcttagcttagcatagataaTTGAGTCTGATTAGAATGTTAGCATCtcaaaaaatgaccaaagagtttctatatttttcctatttaaaacttgactcttctgtagttacattgtgtactaagactgacggaaaatgaaaagttgcgattttctaggccgatatggctagAAACTCCGTATTACTGCGTAATATCACTGCGCCTGCTGCCCTCATGGTACGGCAgcaagttccttgattattacgccggaatGAGAATATAATTCTCAAAACTCTTTATAATGTTAATAGTCTAATCAAATTTAAttatctatgctaagctaagctaaaaatACTACCGCCAGAcctggagatcggctgaatggattcaaacggtaaaactcaactgtttaactccaGGGGAGTTGatgagtctgtttttttttttttaaagtggagtgttcctttagtTATTAATTGGAAATATTATAAATGCTCTGTAGTTAATAGGGAATTGAGAGCACTCCACAATCCTTTATATTAAATCTATGATGTTCATAACTTAAGGAATCTGTTCACAACTTAATCTTTTACAGATCAATGTAACACACTATTATaaagatggcatttattaatgtggaGAGTGAaaacatgaagattgaagaaacattcagggtcaaacatgaagatactgaggaacaaacaaagattGAGTTCATTAAagtggagagtgaagacatgaagattgaagaaacgttcagagtcaaacatgaagatactgaggaacaaacaaagatggagtttattaaagaagagagtgaagacatgaagattgaagaaacgtTTAGAGTCAatcatgaagatactgagacacaaacaaagatggagtttattaaagaagagagtgaagacatgaagattgaagaaacatttaaagtcaaacatgaagatactgaggaacaaacaggttggtttttattctcaaagctgaactcaatCATTTGATCCTGATTAAAATTTCCAGCTCTACAGAAAGGAATTTGAAGAATGTCATATgagttttgaaattaaaaatgctgtatttgaaaTGGAGTGGGTCGCATCGTGTTGGGGTGGCCACCTTCAACAAGGCAAAATAAGGAATACCTATacactacccccccccccattaatatctaaataattgtatattacatattatcatatgtatataataataataaatagggtcaaacattaattataatatattaatttttctgTCTAATAATGcctaaaaatataatgttatatttaccaggctctgataatgtatggaatattatattaacagactgtccactttttaataaaacaataggccagTGTCACTTTAAAGGTATGGCTACCCAGGTTGTAATAAATCTTCATaaaattctttcttctgttgatcacaaaagacgatactttgaagaatgtgggtaactgtTACGTCTCTGATGTGATTCTTTTTGTCTAGGGATTAAAAGAGGTAACATTAAGTGGACATATTAAAGAAATAAGCCAGGGAAATGAGTGGCAATGGAACACATGACACGAAACTGCACTACAAGAAAGATTTATTGCCCCCAAGGGACAACAAGTTCAACAAACTAGACAAAGGAAAAGAAGGGAAGTTAAAGTGgtgcttaaataataataataataataataataataaaaaaaaaatcccaaaacccCTAAactattaaagaaaagaaaagaaaaagtcttCAACACAAGAGCGTCATAAACTAAActgaatatacaaaaacaaaacatacaagaaAAGTGCACACGAATAAACTAGTGTCTTATACATCCAAGATCCCTTCGTGCAGGTATGTAGGTCACATGACTTACTAAACTCTTCCACTCCTTCCTTGTCTTACAAACCAGCGGctagctgacaaaaacatcagaTCACAAAGCGGCATAGCCAGCCGTTAAAACCCAAGAGCGTAACACAAACACATTCCACGAGTGCACACAACAGTCACAATACAAAACGTCACACACCCTTCTTCCCGCTGACGTTCTCCTTTTGAACCTCTCGGACGAGAGCGAGACTGGCGAAGAAAACGTGTTGTCATAATAAACTAATGATGAATGACAGCAAAGATAGCCAATAGAATCCAATGAAGGCAGTACCTAAGAGCATGAGAGTGAGAACAGAGAAGAGACAAAAagaaataacacacacagcacaaaaagTCGCAGACCATAACCGTAACTAAACTGTTtctggtcctcagtaacttcCGTAATAGAGAAAAATACTATCAGAGTCATTggagaccagaaactgtttggttgcccACATTCTTCATAGTATCTTCTTtgatgttcaacagaagaaagaaattattataggtttggaacaacttgtgggcATGTAAACGAAAATGTTTTGACAGTCCACTGTGAGCAACTCAATGCTTCTTTGCAAACTGctcgttcatcattagttactggaccgacacattgataactttcccattctgccctacatctggagagtcttgtgttcaaagcACAGGTGTGAGCGCTAGATGTTTTAAACCGTGATGTTTAGCGCATGCTGCTTAAAAAGTGTGCAATCTGGTGACTCtgttgctatggaaacaaagaCGCCAAAATGCAATCACGTGCAAATGGGCTTCTCTAATACTTAATTTGAAATTTCtttataattgctattagtattataaacagtccaaaatacttatttgttgaTTCAACTTTGGCCTTTGTAATGTGTTACCGTACAATGTTATTGTATATttacctttaaatataaaacaattccGTACTTTAAGGGATGGGTGGCAACCCTACATCGTGTGGAcagacatgttgagatcacatgacccaTTACAATTAAACATACGCAACTAAGATTACACAATAAACTTTGGTCTTTTTTATCATCACCACTTCGAATAATGGGAAGAAATTTTAAGATCATGTGTAACACTAGAGGTCGACCAATATTGgctgatgccgatatcttgggTGGCCAGTGgccgatataattttattttcattaatatttaagaaattgtaaatcatttgaaaatggattaaaacataaatgtaaaataaacatgtttatacttaaaatgacaaagtttagttcacaaataaatatttaacacaaatataattaaaaaggaagtaaacactgtaaccaacagggcaggGGTGGGGGGCTTGCGGCACCATCTGCAGGACAGTTAAAtcgttcaaatgattcaaagtGCCATACGTGAGCAGAATCAGCGCTAAACGTGTTACTTGAcccggtgactttttatgaatggcggtgaaaatttgagattggtagtgatgtcataaaatttacaatggttgtgctgtaattatataataggctgTAGTTTGACGCGTtacatgtctgctgttacagtactgttttttagttttgattcactgttagtgctgcACTTGGTATGAGCCGCTTTAATTTGCGTTTGGGAATGCAACATTCGTCATTAGAAACATCTATAAACCTGTTGctgtttacaaagaagtttcagtgtcacatgatccttcagaaatcattctaatttgctgatttgctgctcatgaaacatttctcattactaTAAATTATAGAAACCattaattttttgtggaaattataccactcaaacatttgtataagatttaaaaaagagtgagaaattacttttattcatcatgcatgaaagtgacaaaaagtgagtgaagacatttaaaattatttctatttaataaatgcattaacaaatgtaattaatatatttgatatatgcaaataaatgctgttccttaaactttatatttgtcaaaaaatcctgaaaaataaagtgcatcatcatttccacacaaaatataaagcagcaaaatagttttcaacatagataataataagaaatgtttcttgactcaaataaattgtaaggatttctaaaggatcatctgacactgaataatgtgttttttgaaccttaaaccacataaacacattgcaaatacacaaaataatgttcttttcagcaaCATCGAacaaaattctgctttgcatcacaggaataacattacattttataatatgttaaaattaaaaactttttttgtagttgtaatattttacaatatttattattattattattataattattattattttgatcaaataaattcagccttgctgAGTAGAagatagttatttaaaaataatttataattctaATGTTTCCATACTTTTTGCAGGTACTTTAGTAATATTAATTctatttactttaatatattatagtacttttattacaatatattattatattgttgtcatgattattaaatgctgctttttatctttttataggacagtatgtattttttcaatataagatatatcttttaatgtgctaaaatatatatttttaataatgcgtgctgggggcgtggtcagattttccttgttttttgtttctagctgatcacatgcctgataatgtttgcctttctaatattaacaatataaaagcaattgttataatacttttttgcatacatttcctttgtttaacagttctgtctgATTATTGAACAGACTTCTGtctgtattagacagaactgttaatgatGACAGTGAACTAGTAGAAAGAGATGCTGTTATCAGTGCCATCAAAATAAATGTCCCCGCTACAAAtgcatcggccaaacagaaaaaaacttatCGGTCTATGCTTATatttgaaaaatcaaaaatatcatCCGGCCACTATTTAACAACTCCTTTAAAACTTTAGTGTGTATAAGAtctacatgttgttggttttaatGTTTGTTCTTTGTGCCATTAAAAATGGTGTTAATCtggatttgtctttttttgcatTAGACCTGATGacactgaaagaggagagtcaagaactCAATGAAAAGGAAGATCATGTTCAGCATGAGAAATACAATTTCATGACTGAAGAAAAATCATTTAGTTGCACACACACTGAAAAGACTTCACAAAAAAGagctttcacctgccaacaatgtgggaAAAGTTTCACCAGAAAAGGATATGTTgaagtccacatgagagttcacactggagaaaagcctttcacctgccaacagtgtggaaagagtttcattaataaaacaaaccttaaaaaccatatgagaattcacagtggagagaaaccttacacatgcTCTCactgtggaaaaagttttaaacTTAAATACCGCCTCGCTAACCACAagagaattcatactggagagaaacctttcacctgcaaactgtgtggaaagagttacACTCACAAAAGAAACCATAGCGATCACATGAGAACTCATACTGGAGtgaagccttacacatgctctcaatgtggaaagagttttaatcTTAAACAACACCTCGATGACCACAagagaattcatactggagagaaacctttcacctgccaacaatgtggaaagagttttactcaCAAAGGAAACCTTAGAAACCACATGGGAACTCATACTGGAGTGAAGCCTTTctcctgcaaactgtgtggaaagagcttcattCGAAAACCAAACCTTAAAtgccacatgagaattcacactggagagaaaccttacacatgccaacaatgtggaaagaaTTTTACACTAAAACAACACCTCATTaaccacatgaaaattcacactggagagaaaccttttacctgccaacaatgtggaaagagtttcattcaAAAAGGAAACCTTACCAAACACATGAAGGTTCACGCTGGAGAGAAGCCATGAGTTTCGAAAATAAAGTAGCTTTTTAAAGAAcagtcatacagttttttttttaaaaagtgtcctCATattggggtgtgcgatatgagctaaaattcatatcacaatattttacactgtccaggtgATATCGATATTATATTGCAATATGTGAAAAAGtaacaggcaaaatattttaaccttaaataacaaaaaaaaaaaaaactgtgggaTTGGACAAAGACctgaaaagtatgttttattgtaccattgtttttcacaaaaagtgCAAACATGCAGCATGAGCTAtgcctgtatgaattaaattaaattaaaaattgtgtgTTTTGAGTAGGCCAGTGGCTCCCAAACTTTTTCCGCCGGCCCCCCTTTTGTAGAGAAAAATAATTTCATGGACCTTCCCCCCActccttttttttgggggggggcacttatgctcaccaaggctacatttaattattcaagaTACAGTAaagactgtaatattgtgaattttggTCAATTTACattatctatttgaatgttttaacataaaGGCTACTGTATTGAgtattaaagctgaattttcagcatctttactcctgtcttcagtgtcacatgatccttcagaaatcattctaatatgctgatttgctactcagtAACCATTTCTAAATATtgtcaatgttgtaaacatttgtgctgcttaatatttttgaggaaactctTTTTTCACGATtctcttatgaatatttgaaattgttctttgtgtcagagcACTGGAGTTCGTCAGAAATAGAAAGTAAAGTGAAGACTCttaagacctcaaatgtgtgtgtcagataagagagacaccaaaaacgtgcagtgttgggggttctccaggaccaggattggaaaCCTTTGgattatacatttcaaaataagagttccAGAGTTTTCcgggtttgtttttaattaaaagtcaatttttttttttttttttggtcgttattggtattttggttacacaataaATGGAATttatgccttgtccaaatacccacacttgcggtcttggccacttgagagcgcaTGCTCTcaggaagtaagtgcgcaagactgtccagatcttaaaaacgccaaagcgcagtgccattaaacgcacactaaatccacactatctcaAATACCACTCCGGagcggtattcaaggcttagtgtatcccatcatatTGTGGAAATAAATCGCGAGACTTTTTGCCAGGATCGCGAGAGGTCAcggtaagttaaatattaataataattagatattacatatcatttggtagtaaaacaaagtgctacatgTTTTGttggtgcaaaggtgagtagcctatattttgtacatcatttgcaactgctttttatcacaaTTAGAGGCAACAGAAattaagtgtgtcccatcaggtaatgaaaagttgttcacacacttgtggtcttcatcctcacttgaacacttgggccaaatataGGAAATACGTcaagtagtcaagtgatcaagtgcaaagaccgcaagtgtggatATTTGGACAAGGCATTAATTTCCATTTAATTCATAGTAAACTATCATAGTTCATGGCTGGGATGCTTCCCCACAAAAAGTCAATAAACATTATATGAcacatattattcaatatatagatttGACTAGTATCAGTAAAATCTGTGTCCCATTGACTGAAAGCAAAACTATATGACAAAGCAAGGAGAACTCTACCATTTAAATGCTGAAATTTTGCTTAATttgcaatgcataaaaatgcataatatgagtatttaattaaatgtataggTATAGCACCCACCCCtaatctaaggtcagaaaacactgtaattttcccagaatatacatttatacatagtcATTTGTCCATGATTTCGAAATGGTTCGTTCTATTCAGTTCTGAATGAAATGTCtgtaaacccctcccttccataagcctactctgctctgattggtcagctggccaattgtgtgttgtgattggcacaaaGAGGAGTACTTAACAAGTTAGCGAGCGCTACCATCTGTGTTTCCAAGTCCGCAGTTGTTTTGATGTCGCGGGTTGTAGGGACCCCAACAAggacacaaatcaagtacttgagtataagtacagatacgtataataaaatattactcctgTAAAAGTACTCCTCCAGTAAATTACAGACACTTGAAAAATGAACTTAATGAAATAAAGCTattccgttactgtcca comes from the Cyprinus carpio isolate SPL01 chromosome B4, ASM1834038v1, whole genome shotgun sequence genome and includes:
- the LOC122137192 gene encoding gastrula zinc finger protein XlCGF8.2DB-like; this encodes MEFIKEESEDMKIEETFKVKHEDTEEQTDLMTLKEESQELNEKEDHVQHEKYNFMTEEKSFSCTHTEKTSQKRAFTCQQCGKSFTRKGYVEVHMRVHTGEKPFTCQQCGKSFINKTNLKNHMRIHSGEKPYTCSHCGKSFKLKYRLANHKRIHTGEKPFTCKLCGKSYTHKRNHSDHMRTHTGVKPYTCSQCGKSFNLKQHLDDHKRIHTGEKPFTCQQCGKSFTHKGNLRNHMGTHTGVKPFSCKLCGKSFIRKPNLKCHMRIHTGEKPYTCQQCGKNFTLKQHLINHMKIHTGEKPFTCQQCGKSFIQKGNLTKHMKVHAGEKP